The Vigna unguiculata cultivar IT97K-499-35 chromosome 6, ASM411807v1, whole genome shotgun sequence genome contains a region encoding:
- the LOC114187405 gene encoding protein ROOT PRIMORDIUM DEFECTIVE 1, protein MSNRVCIKKGYLPLMGVKFMGRLEHPTRFPMCVRSKTTSAQYVASRFRDPTFEKLMDNYKNLVKVISIQDLILANPKNQSVSIDFLSKLSQKLHLNRGATAFLRKFPHIFHIYYDHSKLKPFCRLTDAALGVTRQEAVAINASLPVVVERLVRILSMSASRMVPLRAVFKVWKELGLPDDFEDSVISANSGVFQLCDGHEQNTHLLKLVDGVSRNGIRAAVEDWRVVECCKEDCSVDRTEMQFSFKQGYPPGMRLSKNFKAKVKEWQRLPYVGPYEVPGEKKKSKAGMMAMEKRAVSIVHEFLSLTVEKMVEVEKISQFRKWFGIDLNIRDLFLDHPGIFYLSTKGKRHTVFLREAYERGRLIEPNPVYDARRRLLDLVVLGRRGLPAVNSKLEDSSSCHQARQEENQQRHDLSPS, encoded by the coding sequence ATGTCAAACCGAGTTTGCATAAAAAAAGGGTATTTGCCACTAATGGGTGTGAAGTTTATGGGCAGACTGGAACACCCAACTCGTTTTCCCATGTGTGTTCGATCCAAAACAACGTCTGCTCAGTATGTAGCATCGAGATTTCGAGACCCCACGTTTGAGAAACTCATGGACAACTACAAAAACCTTGTTAAGGTCATTTCCATTCAAGACCTCATCCTTGCAAACCCAAAGAACCAATCAGTCTCCATTGATTTCCTCTCGAAGCTCTCTCAGAAGCTCCACTTAAACCGTGGGGCCACTGCCTTCCTCCGCAAGTTTCCTCACATCTTCCACATTTACTATGATCATTCCAAGTTGAAGCCCTTTTGCCGGTTAACTGACGCTGCTCTAGGTGTTACACGGCAGGAAGCGGTGGCCATCAATGCTTCTTTGCCTGTTGTTGTTGAAAGGCTTGTCCGGATACTATCCATGTCAGCATCCAGAATGGTGCCTCTTAGAGCTGTTTTTAAGGTTTGGAAGGAGCTTGGGCTGCCTGATGATTTCGAGGACTCTGTTATATCTGCTAATTCTGGTGTTTTTCAGCTGTGTGATGGCCATGAACAGAATACTCATTTGTTGAAGCTGGTTGATGGTGTTTCCAGAAATGGCATTAGGGCGGCTGTTGAGGATTGGAGGGTTGTTGAGTGCTGCAAGGAGGACTGCAGTGTTGATAGGACGGAAATGCAGTTCAGTTTCAAACAGGGGTATCCTCCGGGGATGAGGTTGAGCAAGAATTTCAAGGCCAAGGTGAAGGAGTGGCAGAGGTTGCCTTATGTGGGGCCTTATGAAGTGCCGGGTGAGAAGAAGAAGTCTAAGGCTGGAATGATGGCCATGGAGAAGCGAGCAGTGTCAATTGTTCATGAGTTCCTGAGTTTGACAGTGGAGAAGATGGTGGAAGTTGAGAAGATCAGCCAGTTTAGGAAATGGTTTggaattgatttaaatataagggATCTCTTCTTGGACCACCCAGGGATCTTCTATTTGTCAACTAAGGGCAAAAGACATACTGTTTTCCTGAGGGAAGCTTATGAACGAGGGCGCTTGATAGAACCAAATCCTGTCTATGATGCAAGAAGACGGCTCCTTGATCTTGTTGTTTTAGGACGTCGGGGTTTGCCAGCTGTTAATTCGAAGTTGGAGGATTCAAGCAGCTGCCACCAGGCTAGACAAGAGGAAAACCAGCAAAGACATGATTTGTCACCATCTTGA
- the LOC114187211 gene encoding uncharacterized protein LOC114187211, with product MRKRTRNEANKENPEMKGSMMEELAKEELELLEAQYPNQHEYLKHELKSFIFQLQTKNLDSELLLEHNHCNNHFVFLDTEESTSLEGQKKSIDCGLEPALGDRVVTEGEISESSELETPKSNVMKHSSSRKNKRKDRVDLVLERAQVCLKKIKHLKTFLLSSF from the exons ATGAGAAAGAGAACACGAAATGAAGCTAACAAGGAAAACCCTGAAATGAAAGGGAGCATGATGGAAGAACTGGCAAAGGAAGAGTTGGAGCTGCTTGAAGCCCAATATCCAAACCAGCATGAGTATCTAAAACATGAACTcaagtccttcatctttcaactCCAGACCAAGAACCTCGATTCTGAACTTCTTCTGGAACACAACCACTGCAACAACCACTTTGTTTTCCTTGATACCGAAG AATCCACAAGCTTGGAGGGGCAAAAGAAGAGCATTGACTGTGGTTTAGAACCTGCTTTGGGAGACAGAGTAGTGACTGAGGGGGAGATTAGCGAAAGTTCTGAGCTTGAAACTCCCAAAAGTAACGTGATGAAGCACTCCTCAAGCAGGAAGAACAAGAGGAAAGATAGGGTGGATTTGGTTCTTGAGAGGGCACAAGTTTGtctcaaaaaaatcaaacacttGAAGACATTCTTACTTTCTTCCTTCTGA
- the LOC114187210 gene encoding probable metal-nicotianamine transporter YSL7, with translation MVVSLFLAVLFTFIVMKLNLTTGIIPSLNISAGLLGFFFVKTWTSVLAKMGRLTHPFTRQENTVIQTCVVASAGIAFSGGFGSYIFAMSSEVANQSTEANGPQDIKNPSLGWMIGFISIVSFLGLFSVVPLRKIMIVDFKLTYPSGTATAHLINSFHTTEGAKLAKKQVRVLGKFFSFSFLWGFFQWFYTASDDCGFNSFPTFGLEAYQNKFFFDFSTTYVGVGMICPYIINISLLIGGILSWAIMWPLIDARKGDWYSADLKQSSLHGLQGYKVFIAIAMILGDGLYNFVKVLGRTFIGLYNEFFRKKAVTSSSDPDSPSSLSYDDRCRTDMFLRDQIPAWFAIIGYVIIAVISVIIVPMIFHQLKWYYIVVIYVIAPALAFCNSYGCGLTDWSLASTYGKLAIFTIGAWAGPSHGGVIAGLAACGVMMNIVSTASDLMQDFKTGYMTMASPRSMFVSQVFGTAMGCVISPCVFWLFYKAFGNLGVAGSAYPAPYALVYRNMAILGVDGLSALPKYCLIFCYAFFGIAIVINLLRDLVGKKWANFIPVPMAMAIPFYIGSYFAIDMCVGSLILFIWQKVDKLSADTFGSAVASGLICGDGIWTLPSSFLALAGVKPPICMKFLSRAENAKVDGFLES, from the exons ATGGTGGTGAGTTTGTTTTTGGCAGTGCTGTTCACATTCATTGTCATGAAACTGAATTTAACGACGGGGATTATTCCGTCGTTAAACATATCGGCGGGGTTGTTAGGGTTCTTCTTTGTGAAGACGTGGACGAGTGTGCTTGCCAAAATGGGAAGGCTCACTCACCCATTCACTCGTCAAGAGAACACTGTTATTCAGACATGTGTTGTCGCATCTGCTGGCATTGCTTTTAGTG GTGGTTTTGGTAGCTATATCTTTGCAATGAGTTCAGAAGTAGCAAACCAATCTACTGAAGCTAACGGTCCACAGGATATTAAGAACCCAAGTTTAGGATGGATGATAGGATTTATTTCCATTGTTAGCTTTCTGGGACTCTTTTCAGTGGTTCCGCTTAGGAAG ATTATGATTGTAGACTTCAAGTTGACATATCCTAGTGGTACTGCAACAGCTCATCTTATCAACAGTTTCCATACTACAGAGGGTGCCAAACTAGCAAA GAAACAAGTACGTGTGCTGGGAAAGTTCTTTTCCTTTAGCTTCTTGTGGGGTTTCTTTCAATGGTTTTACACTGCTAGTGATGACTGTGGCTTTAATAGCTTCCCTACATTTGGTCTTGAAGCCTATCAAAACAA GTTCTTCTTTGACTTTTCGACTACATATGTGGGTGTGGGGATGATATGTCCATATATAATCAATATATCCCTTTTGATTGGTGGAATTCTATCTTGGGCCATCATGTGGCCTCTCATTGATGCAAGAAAAGGTGATTGGTACTCTGCAGACCTCAAGCAAAGCAGCTTGCATGGCCTTCAAGGTTACAAA GTTTTCATAGCCATAGCAATGATTCTCGGTGACGGTCTATACAATTTTGTTAAGGTTCTTGGTCGCACTTTTATTGGTTTGTATAACGAATTCTTCAGAAAAAAAGCAGTGACATCATCCAGTGATCCTGACTCACCATCATCACTCTCATACGATGATAGGTGTAGGACTGACATGTTCCTCAGGGACCAAATTCCTGCTTGGTTCGCCATTATTGGCTACGTTATCATTGCAGTGATCTCTGTCATCATTGTTCCCATGATTTTCCATCAACTCAAGTGGTACTACATTGTTGTGATCTACGTGATTGCACCAGCACTGGCATTTTGTAATTCATATGGGTGTGGACTAACAGACTGGTCCCTTGCATCCACGTATGGAAAATTAGCAATCTTCACTATTGGTGCATGGGCAGGTCCTTCTCATGGTGGTGTTATAGCAGGTTTGGCTGCATGTGGGGTGATGATGAATATTGTATCCACAGCCTCTGATCTGATGCAGGACTTCAAAACAGGTTACATGACAATGGCTTCACCAAGGTCTATGTTTGTGAGCCAAGTTTTTGGAACTGCCATGGGTTGTGTTATATCTCCTTGTGTTTTCTGGCTTTTTTACAAGGCCTTTGGAAACCTTGGGGTTGCTGGTTCAGCATATCCTGCTCCTTATGCTCTTGTTTATCGTAACATGGCAATACTGGGAGTAGATGGCCTCTCAGCTCTGCCAAAATACTGTCTCATCTTTTGTTATGCATTCTTTGGAATTGCAATAGTTATAAATCTTTTACGGGATTTGGTTGGAAAAAAATGGGCCAATTTTATCCCTGTTCCTATGGCTATGGCAATACCCTTTTACATTGGAAGTTATTTTGCCATTGATATGTGTGTTGGCAGTTTGATCTTGTTTATTTGGCAGAAGGTTGACAAGCTCAGTGCTGATACGTTTGGATCAGCTGTGGCTTCTGGTTTGATTTGTGGAGATGGAATTTGGACGCTTCCTAGCTCCTTTTTAGCTTTGGCAGGAGTCAAGCCACCTATCTGCATGAAATTTTTGTCCAGAGCAGAAAATGCAAAGGTCGATGGATTTTTAGAATCTTGA
- the LOC114188938 gene encoding uncharacterized protein LOC114188938, translating into MVLERQMALFRRYVAASAVALFVFLLFLMACNLNMASASSGGVMGGSFFDSGSDSDSSSSEFYTRDSESYRMMHHRNNDASSHDTELAEGGHAGVPFLFLFFMLAMFLFGFYKNKNGNSVTVLKLQVAMSGGKGSSIQRDLTRIAETADTSSRDGLKYLLTDTIHSLVGHLGHCVAGYSFVDLKQSKDDGEKCYYQLSNEERSKFDDETLVNLNNTEKRNTRIQSDEINNENSEFDGKDIKEERKIFEEEKLLNGFGNEYIVITILVAAKGAHKLPNIYGDEDMKKALQKLRTVLSSNLLAGKVLWTPQNEDETLSKRQLLEDYPQLANCMNTFLVKKHE; encoded by the exons ATGGTATTAGAAAGACAAATGGCCTTGTTCAGAAGATATGTTGCTGCTAGTGCTGTTGCGTTGTTTGTCTTCTTGCTGTTCTTGATGGCTTGCAACCTTAACATGGCTTCGGCTTCCTCCGGTGGCGTGATGGGAGGGAGTTTCTTCGATTCTGGTTCAGATTCAGATTCTTCGTCCTCAGAATTTTACACTAGGGATTCAGAATCATACAGAATGATGCATCATCGTAATAATGACGCGTCTTCTCATGACACTGAGCTTGCAGAGGGAGGTCACGCTGGAGTGCCCTTCTTGTTTCTATTCTTCATGTTGgctatgtttttgtttggattctataaaaacaaaaatggaaattCAGTTACTGTGCTCAAGCTTCAG GTTGCAATGTCGGGTGGGAAGGGAAGCTCAATACAAAGGGATCTAACTAGGATTGCAGAAACTGCAGATACATCATCTCGGGATGGATTGAAATATCTATTGACAG ACACAATACATAGTTTGGTTGGACATCTTGGTCACTGTGTAGCAGGATATTCATTT GTGGATCTAAAGCAGAGTAAAGATGATGGGGAGAAATGCTATTATCAGTTATCAAATGAAGAAAGGTCGAAATTTGATGATGAAACATTAGTTAATTTGAACAACACAGAAAAGAGAAACACAAGAATCCAGAGTGATGAGATTAACAATGAAAACTCAGAG TTTGATGGAAAAGATATtaaagaggaaagaaaaatatttgaagaagaGAAACTTCTCAACGGGTTTGGCAACGAGTACATAGTG ATAACCATCTTGGTAGCTGCTAAAGGAGCACATAAGCTTCCTAACATCTATGGAGATGAAGATATGAAGAAAGCCTTGCAAAAGCTTAGAACTGTTCTCTCAAGCAATTTATTG GCTGGGAAGGTGTTGTGGACCCCACAGAATGAGGATGAGACTCTTTCAAAACGACAACTACTTGAAGACTATCCTCAATTAGCAAATTGCATGAATACCTTCCTTGTTAAGAAACATGAATGA
- the LOC114188939 gene encoding uncharacterized protein LOC114188939 produces MARRGENRNESLLTRAIVAVFAFVRHAEFEILFFLFFFIAYLLFKDITSRPEYNQLFVKKPGGPEFWPF; encoded by the exons ATGGCGAGGCGAGGCGAGAATCGGAACGAGTCGTTGTTGACTCGAGCGATTGTGGCGGTCTTCGCCTTCGTGAGACACGCGGAGTTTGAgatccttttctttcttttcttcttcattgcTTATCTTCTCTTCAAAGACATC ACATCAAGGCCTGAATACAATCAATTGTTTGTAAAGAAGCCTGGTGGACCAGAATTTTGGCCTTTTTAG
- the LOC114189081 gene encoding uncharacterized protein LOC114189081 has translation MGVLSNKIHRVQLKPGDHIYTWRQAYIYAHHGIYVGEGMVIHFTSGSGQETRKGTILDRLLISSPPLHNTCDILCPRCGDQKTAGVIGSCLDCFLSGDDLYLFEYGVSPALFLAKARGGTCTIASSDPAEDVLRRALFLLENGFGGYHVFKNNCEDFAIYCKTGLLVNTNISVGRSGQAASCLAAASAVVSSPLSLMIPGFGVLALVGGGMYCVSRYVSDIGVRSDVTKVPVEMIAELGKED, from the exons ATGGGAGTGCTTTCCAATAAGATTCACAGGGTTCAATTGAAACCAGGAGATCACATTTACACTTGGAGGCAGGCTTATATCTATGCCCATCATG GAATATATGTTGGTGAGGGAATGGTGATCCACTTCACCAGTGGATCAGGCCAAGAAACTAGAAAAGGGACAATCTTGGACCGTCTTCTTATAAGTTCACCACCCCTTCATAATACTTGTGATATTTTATGTCCTAGATGTGGTGACCAAAAAACTGCTGGTGTCATCGGTTCCTGCTTAGATTGTTTTCTCTCTGGTGATGATCTATACTTATTTGAATATGGTGTGTCACCTGCACTTTTTCTGGCCAAAGCTAGAGGAGGCACTTGTACCATTGCATCTTCTGATCCTGCTGAAGATGTTCTTCGCCGTGCTTTGTTTCTTCTTGAGAATGGATTTGGTGGCTACCATGTGTTCAAGAATAACTGTGAAGACTTTGCAATTTACTGCAAGACAGGTTTGCTTGTTAACACAAACATCAGTGTTGGGCGGAGTGGACAAGCAGCATCTTGCTTGGCTGCTGCTAGTGCTGTAGTTTCTTCACCACTGAGTTTGATGATCCCTGGCTTTGGTGTTCTTGCATTGGTAGGAGGTGGCATGTATTGTGTTAGCAGATATGTTTCTGATATTGGAGTACGCAGTGATGTAACTAAAGTTCCAGTGGAGATGATAGCTGAATTAGGCAAGGAAGATTGA
- the LOC114188534 gene encoding uncharacterized protein LOC114188534 has translation MGVFSNKIDREQLKPGDHIYSWRQAYIIAHHGIYVGMGMVIHFTRGAAQETGTVLNRFHGATPCPRCGYQTKTEGVTRTCLECFLYGGYLYLFEYGVSSAFFLAKARGGTCTTASSDPTEAVLRRAWFLLKTGFGGYHLFKNNCEDFAMYCKTGLLVATNISVGQSGQASSLLAAAGALVSSALVFMNTSFCGLALVGCGMYCVSRYVSDIGVRCDITKVSAERIHEVAKEDWNQEIAAWFGEVIAWCRLCGLNQYLHNM, from the exons ATGGGAGTGTTTTCCAATAAGATTGACAGAGAACAGTTGAAACCCGGCGATCACATTTACTCTTGGAGGCAGGCATACATCATTGCCCATCACG GAATATATGTTGGAATGGGAATGGTGATCCACTTCACAAGAGGAGCAGCACAAGAAACAGGAACAGTCTTGAACCGATTTCATGGTGCTACACCATGCCCTAGATGTGGTTACCAAACAAAGACTGAGGGAGTCACGAGAACCTGCTTGGAGTGTTTTCTTTATGGTGGATACCTATACTTGTTTGAGTATGGTGTCTCATCTGCATTTTTTCTAGCCAAAGCTAGAGGAGGAACATGCACCACTGCATCTTCTGATCCAACCGAGGCTGTTCTTCGCCGTGCTTGGTTTCTTCTCAAGACTGGTTTTGGTGGCTACCATTTGTTCAAGAATAACTGCGAAGACTTTGCAATGTACTGCAAAACAGGCTTGCTTGTAGCCACAAACATCAGCGTAGGGCAAAGTGGACAAGCATCATCTCTATTAGCTGCTGCTGGTGCCTTAGTTTCTTCAGCACTTGTGTTTATGAACACTAGCTTCTGTGGTCTTGCTTTGGTTGGATGTGGCATGTATTGTGTTAGCAGATATGTTTCTGATATTGGAGTACGCTGTGATATAACCAAAGTTTCCGCAGAGAGGATTCATGAGGTGGCCAAAGAAGATTGGAACCAAGAAATTGCTGCATGGTTTGGAGAAGTTATTGCATGGTGTAGATTGTGTGGTCTAAATCAATATTTACATAATATGTAA
- the LOC114188535 gene encoding uncharacterized protein LOC114188535 — MIKLFKISHLFDLLLEPTPLGNSHHSTFVLRFSIISYLFPFLNSFFSVTPISLPIFSSNFKFSSLMARVAIAVVFVAAVILTLSATSVTARPCRTFIISSYSFRNPNSNTFATITEIRSFTPVFITDKPSSYDVFFPHALPQQERVNPRAPLGFASAYDFSSLRDRTKDILSVALALLFGVGCGALTAATMYLVWSVFPMRHHAAAYDDFSSDEEIESPKKLGYVKIPAPETVAAAPTPAKGSV, encoded by the exons ATGATCAAGCTATTCAAAATATCTCATT TATTTGACTTGTTATTGGAACCTACACCATTAGGAAACTCACACCATTCCACCTTCGTCCTTCGTTTTTCGATTATTTCTTATCTTTTCCCATTCCTCAATTCTTTCTTCTCCGTCACACCAATATCTCTTCCCATTTTCTCttccaatttcaaattttcgtcCCTCATGGCCCGTGTCGCGATCGCCGTCGTTTTCGTTGCCGCCGTCATCCTCACCCTCTCCGCCACCTCCGTGACGGCGCGTCCTTGCAGGACCTTCATAATCTCCTCCTACTCCTTCCGCAACCCTAACTCCAACACCTTCGCCACCATCACCGAGATCCGATCCTTCACCCCTGTCTTCATCACCGACAAACCTTCTTCCTACGACGTTTTCTTCCCCCACGCGCTCCCACAGCAGGAGCGCGTCAACCCACGCGCCCCTCTAGGGTTTGCCTCCGCCTACGACTTCTCCTCCCTCCGCGACCGCACCAAGGACATCCTCAGCGTTGCCCTCGCGCTCCTCTTCGGTGTAGGCTGCGGAGCCCTCACCGCCGCTACCATGTACCTCGTCTGGTCTGTTTTTCCCATGCGCCACCACGCTGCGGCCTACGACGACTTCTCCTCAGATGAAGAGATCGAGAGCCCCAAAAAGTTAGGATACGTCAAGATTCCGGCCCCGGAGACCGTTGCCGCCGCTCCAACCCCTGCCAAAGGCTCAGTATAA
- the LOC114188087 gene encoding auxin response factor 8-like: MKLSTSGLGQQGLEGEKKCLNSELWHACAGPLVSLPTAGTRVVYFPQGHSEQVAATTNREIDGHIPNYPSLPPQLICQLHNVTMHADVETDEVYAQMTLQPLTPQEQKDTFLPMELGIPSKQPSNYFCKTLTASDTSTHGGFSVPRRAAEKVFPPLDFSQQPPAQELIAKDLHDVEWKFRHIFRGQPKRHLLTTGWSIFVSAKRLVAGDSVLFIWNEKNQLLLGIRRANRPQTVMPSSVLSSDSMHIGLLAAAAHAAATNSCFTVFYNPRASPSEFVIPLSKYIKAVYHTRISVGMRFRMLFETEESSVRRYMGTITGISDLDSVRWPNSHWRSVKVGWDESTAGERQPRVSLWEIEPLTTFPMYPSLFPLRLKRPWHPGSSSLHDGRDEASNGLMWLRGGPVEQGLNSLNFQGAGMLPWMQQRMDPTLLGSDQNQQYQAMLAAGLQNLGSGYLMKQQMMNFQQPFHYLQQSGNSNSPLQLQPQQSVQQSVSSNMLQPQQAHVLTENLSQHLLQKPHNNQEVQAQQQQHSYQESLLIPSDQLHQRQHSGVPSPSYSKPDFLDPSMKFPASVSPGQNMLSSLCPEGSGNLLNLSRSGPSLLSEQLPQQQWTQKYAPVQVNAYGSTVSQTQYSGKDSAMVLPHLNSDAQNSTVFGVNIDSSGLLLPTTVPGYSTSSADTNSSTMPLGESGFQGSLFGCMQDSSELLQSAGHVDPQNQTQTFVKVYKSGSVGRSLDISRFSSYHELREELAQMFGIEGKLEDPPRSGWQLVFVDRENDVLLLGDDPWESFVNNVWYIKILSPEDIQKMGEQAVESLALGSGQRLNGTGAESQDIVSGPPSIGSLEY; the protein is encoded by the exons ATGAAGCTTTCAACATCAGGTTTGGGGCAGCAGGGACTTGAAG GGGAGAAGAAGTGTCTGAATTCTGAGCTATGGCATGCATGCGCGGGGCCCCTGGTGTCCCTACCAACTGCAGGGACTCGTGTGGTTTACTTCCCTCAGGGTCATAGTGAGCag GTTGCTGCCACAACTAACAGAGAAATTGATGGACACATTCCCAATTACCCTAGCTTGCCACCCCAGTTAATTTGTCAACTGCACAATGTTACAATGCAT GCAGATGTTGAAACGGATGAAGTGTATGCTCAAATGACATTGCAGCCTTTGACTCCG CAAGAGCAGAAAGATACATTTCTTCCTATGGAATTGGGAATTCCCAGTAAGCAGCCatcaaattatttttgcaaGACATTAACAGCCAGTGATACCAGTACACATGGAGGATTCTCTGTTCCTCGCCGTGCTGCTGAGAAAGTTTTCCCTCCACTG GATTTCTCACAGCAGCCACCAGCACAGGAACTGATTGCCAAGGATCTGCATGATGTTGAATGGAAATTTCGGCATATTTTTCGAG GACAGCCGAAACGGCACCTCCTTACTACAGGCTGGAGTATATTTGTTAGTGCCAAGAGACTCGTGGCTGGAGATTCTGTGCTTTTCATATG GAATGAGAAGAATCAGCTTCTTTTGGGAATACGACGTGCCAATAGACCACAAACTGTAATGCCATCATCGGTTCTATCCAGTGACAGCATGCACATTGGACTTCTTGCCGCTGCTGCCCATGCTGCAGCGACCAATAGCTGTTTTACCGTGTTTTATAATCCGAG GGCTAGTCCATCTGAGTTCGTCATaccactttcaaaatatatcaaagctGTGTACCATACACGTATTTCTGTTGGTATGCGTTTCAGGATGCTATTCGAGACTGAAGAATCAAGTGTCCGCAG GTACATGGGTACAATAACTGGCATAAGTGATTTGGATTCTGTTCGGTGGCCGAATTCTCATTGGCGCTCTGTCAAG GTTGGTTGGGATGAATCAACAGCTGGGGAGAGACAACCACGAGTGTCTCTGTGGGAAATTGAGCCATTGACAACATTCCCTATGTATCCATCATTATTTCCCCTTAGACTGAAACGTCCATGGCATCCTGGCTCCTCATCTCTGCATG ATGGTAGAGATGAAGCAAGTAATGGACTGATGTGGCTGAGGGGTGGACCTGTTGAACAAGGTCTCAATTCGCTAAATTTTCAAGGAGCTGGTATGTTGCCCTGGATGCAGCAGAGAATGGATCCCACTTTACTAGGAAGTGATCAGAATCAACAGTACCAAGCCATGTTGGCTGCTGGGTTGCAGAATCTAGGTAGTGGATATCTCATGAAGCAACAAATGATGAATTTTCAACAGCCTTTCCACTATCTTCAGCAATCAGGAAACAGCAATTCTCCTTTGCAACTTCAGCCGCAGCAATCAGTTCAACAATCTGTGTCTTCTAACATGCTGCAGCCACAACAAGCCCATGTACTGACAGAAAACCTCTCTCAGCACCTACTTCAGAAGCCACACAACAATCAAGAAGTCCAAGCACAACAGCAGCAGCATTCTTATCAAGAATCGCTCTTGATTCCAAGTGATCAGCTCCATCAGAGACAACACTCCGGCGTTCCTTCACCGTCGTATTCTAAACCAGATTTCTTGGATCCGAGCATGAAGTTCCCTGCTTCTGTTTCCCCCGGACAAAACATGCTTAGTTCACTTTGTCCTGAAGGAAGTGGAAATCTCTTGAATTTATCAAGGAGTGGTCCTTCCTTGCTGAGTGAACAGTTACCTCAACAGCAATGGACTCAAAAGTATGCACCTGTGCAGGTCAATGCTTATGGAAGCACTGTGTCGCAGACACAATATTCTGGAAAAGATTCTGCAATGGTGCTACCACATCTTAACTCAGATGCCCAAAATTCAACTGTATTTGGTGTCAATATCGATTCATCTGGCCTTCTTCTTCCCACCACAGTCCCTGGTTACAGCACCTCATCTGCGGATACTAATTCATCAACAATGCCACTAGGGGAGTCTGGTTTCCAGGGTTCTCTATTTGGTTGCATGCAAGATTCGTCAGAGTTGTTGCAAAGTGCAGGGCATGTTGACCCACAAAACCAAACTCAAACCTTTGTGAAG GTATACAAATCAGGGTCAGTTGGGCGCTCACTTGACATATCCCGGTTCAGCAGCTATCATGAACTGCGTGAGGAATTGGCTCAGATGTTTGGAATTGAGGGAAAGTTGGAAGACCCTCCTAGATCAGGCTGGCAGCTTGTGTTCGTCGACAGGGAGAACGATGTTCTTCTCCTTGGCGACGATCCGTGGGA ATCATTCGTGAATAATGTTTGGTATATCAAAATACTTTCACCTGAAGACATTCAGAAAATGGGGGAACAAGCAGTGGAATCCCTTGCTCTAGGTTCAGGACAGAGGCTCAATGGCACTGGTGCTGAGTCTCAGGACATTGTTTCTGGACCACCATCAATTGGCTCACTTGAATACTGA